A single genomic interval of Armigeres subalbatus isolate Guangzhou_Male chromosome 1, GZ_Asu_2, whole genome shotgun sequence harbors:
- the LOC134207120 gene encoding uncharacterized protein LOC134207120: protein MDTTKKYLRSHPEICVLAADKGNRTVIMMREEYDKMRALVGDTTTYEKVRCDPTSKYQTRNNSIVKRLKDLKLIDQRQAATLIMNNGLCPRIYGQPKAHKQHLPLRPVIPNITAPTYYLAKYIANILQSSFHSQYNATSSFEFCNEINEATLPDDYIMISLDVTSLFTNVPRNLVIKNIIQRWNEIDTQINLDMFLEIVEFCMEASYFCYEGQFYKQTFGTAMGSPMSPIVADIVLDSIIDTAMGSLPFEITIFKKYVDDIFMAIPRNTEQQVLDTFNSVESRLQFTIETEENHKLPFLDMTVIRNPDQSSGTQSR from the coding sequence ATGGATACCACTAAAAAGTACCTACGCTCACATCCCGAGATATGTGTACTAGCTGCCGACAAAGGAAACAGAACTGTCATTATGATGAGGGAGGAATATGATAAAATGCGAGCACTAGTGGGAGACACTACTACATACGAAAAAGTACGGTGTGATCCCACATCTAAATACCAGACAAGAAACAACAGCATAGTCAAACGCCTCAAAGACTTAAAACTGATAGATCAGAGACAAGCAGCCACATTAATCATGAACAACGGATTATGTCCTAGGATCTATGGACAACCGAAAGCCCATAAGCAGCATCTTCCACTCCGACCGGTTATTCCCAACATTACTGCCCCAACATACTACCTAGCCAAGTACATCGCCAACATACTTCAAAGTTCGTTCCACAGTCAGTATAACGCTACCAGCTCGTTTGAATTCTGCAATGAAATAAACGAGGCCACACTCCCAGATGATTACATCATGATTTCCCTTGATGTGACATCGTTGTTCACAAACGTACCACGAAACTTGGTCATCAAGAACATTATCCAACGGTGGAATGAAATTGATACTCAGATCAATCTAGATATGTTTCTAGAAATTGTGGAGTTTTGCATGGAGGCAAGTTATTTCTGCTATGAAGGACAGTTCTATAAACAGACATTTGGCACGGCAATGGGAAGTCCAATGTCACCTATCGTTGCAGATATTGTTCTAGATTCTATCATTGATACAGCTATGGGTTCTCTACCGTTTGAGATCACCATCTTCAAAAAATACGTGGACGATATCTTTATGGCAATCCCACGGAATACAGAACAACAAGTCCTAGACACCTTCAACAGCGTTGAGTCAAGACTGCAATTCACCATCGAAACTGAGGAAAACCACAAACTACCGTTCCTTGATATGACGGTCATTCGCAATCCCGACCAATCGAGTGGTACGCAAAGCCGATAG